A genomic region of Branchiostoma lanceolatum isolate klBraLanc5 chromosome 4, klBraLanc5.hap2, whole genome shotgun sequence contains the following coding sequences:
- the LOC136433600 gene encoding uncharacterized protein — translation MSLTNFYSMTKRTLSRRQKTPKSRRKRPAIDGDRSPLYPRSPGDMLGSQVMALSQSESEPEVRWDNNSPSPRRIMQLTRLKPNGPGADLSDIVKRLACGDDEISPSPPLLGLWMDKTGPSGVQRTIASPVHVRPPVRKSRRRGVGGLSAEAEQELRRLAAGLNNPVRNRYENGDKEEPPKASASCSTADGVPMTQRISQYSSQGGDIPESFTLFDEPTQHTDSSSQRSETRLSQASTQKLSEIIKEEEQSDANTEDSLLALWEDDDLFENDSFVRIATQLPTGAEPDFKSPPRSSKRKSLATSTPLPTKHARYDTTGREASRGAMGQERRSAGKCLSKEESKTRKSLQSPAYPRDQGVQHGCIAGMTLLKEKAREEDCRQKKECRTVSGVTESFESVVGLRDNCQNTGHRAMGPYNGPNQGQNSNKTAMVTRSNAHRFGNGKTMQANQNKPNVDSSGKYNFKPSLRPSDRGSKVAGKAPGRVNNSSNWSTTSGRCNLATNESLKNNVAHSVPRQVVNVPTTTTSLVQAVVSNDTELCDTSIPDDILLCLAEPDDFFDTPGTSSSSSTFPTQLLPSPKTAPVAPPSKKPGLLANKGNTQNATASNTSSYGTQNNYRFTKLRPGATPQATCTSTTATITPRNNNTSRPTFTNTTTSVAVRAVHTSLSKKPASVSVATTVPSKSTSVSTGTTYPTISKRGVSVPVATIVPSTSVSTGTTYSSMSKRGVSVPLTNTATSSKSFSSKVQSKPYIQTRAVSPAVTGPLHGSSRLPRGRSTSECEKTVRDGGGLKEDFPSGDDDDLLLQAVLSQEGLQGGAKPLPPVAEDPPTQCSPEEIERKKQQAMERRKKKLQLGTQVQAAAPPPRRNPASNRLQRSKSCNVLTSSSGAQNSSSNGRRHNVPSMSQRNTKR, via the exons ATGAGTCTCACAAATTTCTATTCTATGACGAAAAGAACGCTCTCAAGACGTCAAAAGACGCCCAAGTCACGCAGAAAACGGCCGGCGATCGATG GTGACAGGTCTCCCCTGTACCCCCGGTCCCCTGGCGACATGTTGGGTAGCCAGGTCATGGCGCTGTCCCAGAGTGAGTCTGAACCTGAGGTGAGATGGGACAACAACTCCCCCTCCCCACGGCGCATCATGCAGCTCA CACGACTAAAACCAAATGGACCAGGGGCAGACTTGTCTGACATTGTGAAGAGGCTGGCATGTGGG GATGATGAGATCTCACCCTCCCCACCTTTGCTGGGACTCTGGATGGACAAAACTGGACCCAGCGGTGTCCAGCGGACGATAGCCAGCCCTGTACATGTAAGACCACCTGTCAGAAAATCAAG GAGGAGAGGTGTTGGAGGACTGTCAGCTGAGGCAGAGCAGGAGCTGCGCAGGCTGGCTGCAGGGTTGAACAACCCGGTCAGGAACAGATATG AAAATGGGGACAAGGAAGAGCCACCAAAGGCATCAGCGTCCTGTAGCACAGCAGATGGTGTCCCCATGACTCAGAGGATCTCCCAGTATTCCTCTCAGGGAGGAGACATCCCAGAGTCCTTCACCCTGTTTGACGAACCCACCCAGCACACAGACAGCTCCAGTCAGAGATCAGAGACCAGGCTGTCCCAGGCTTCAACACAAAAGTTATCAGAAATCATCAAGGAAGAAGAACAAAGCGATGCAAACACAGAAGACAGTTTGCTTGCGCTCTGGGAGGATGACGAcctcttcgaaaacgactcgtttgTCAGAATTGCTACACAGCTTCCCACTGGCGCAGAACCGGATTTCAAGAGTCCACCTAGGTCAAGCAAGAGAAAGAGCCTGGCAACAAGTACTCCTCTGCCTACCAAACATGCCAGATATGACACCACTGGTAGAGAAGCATCAAGGGGAGCAATGGGGCAAGAAAGGAGGTCAGCAGGAAAGTGTTTGTCAAAGGAAGAAAGTAAGACTAGAAAAAGCCTTCAGTCCCCTGCATATCCAAGGGATCAAGGAGTACAACATGGTTGTATTGCAGGGATGACTCTTCTAAAAGAGAAGGCGAGGGAGGAGGATTGCAGACAGAAGAAAGAATGTAGGACTGTTTCAGGTGTGACAGAGTCCTTTGAATCTGTGGTGGGACTGAGAGACAATTGTCAAAATACAGGGCACAGAGCAATGGGACCATACAACGGACCAAATCAAGGACAGAACAGCAACAAAACAGCCATGGTTACAAGATCTAATGCACACAGATTTGGAAATGGGAAGACTATGCAAGCAAACCAAAACAAGCCTAACGTTGACTCATCTGGCAAATATAACTTCAAGCCATCACTCAGGCCTAGTGACAGAGGTTCAAAAGTTGCAGGTAAAGCACCAGGCAGAGTGAACAATAGCAGTAACTGGAGTACCACAAGTGGTAGATGTAATCTTGCAACCAATGAGAGTTTGAAAAACAATGTAGCACATTCTGTTCCCAGGCAAGTTGTGAATGTCCCTACTACAACAACAAGTTTAGTGCAAGCTGTTGTTTCAAATGACACAGAACTGTGTGACACCAGCATTCCAGATGATATCCTGCTATGCCTTGCAGAGCCGGATGACTTTTTTGACACACCAGGTACGTCCAGTAGTTCCAGTACCTTCCCAACACAACTGCTGCCGTCTCCCAAGACAGCACCAGTGGCACCGCCATCCAAAAAGCCTGGACTTCTGGCAAACAAGGGGAACACACAGAACGCCACCGCCAGTAATACGTCGTCTTATGGAACCCAGAACAACTATCGTTTTACCAAGCTACGTCCAGGGGCGACACCTCAGGCAACCTGTACCAGTACCACGGCCACAATTACACCCAGGAACAACAATACATCTAGGCCTACCTTCACAAACACCACTACCTCAGTGGCTGTTAGGGCTGTGCATACAAGTTTAAGTAAGAAACCTGCTAGTGTATCTGTAGCAACCACAGTGCCTTCAAAATCCACATCGGTGTCAACTGGAACAACATACCCAACTATAAGTAAGAGAGGTGTGAGTGTGCCTGTAGCAACCATAGTTCCATCAACATCAGTGTCAACTGGAACAACATACTCAAGTATGAGTAAGAGAGGTGTGAGTGTACCTTTGACAAACACAGCGACTTCATCAAAATCATTCAGCTCCAAGGTGCAATCTAAGCCATACATACAGACTAGAGCGGTGTCTCCTGCAGTAACAGGGCCCCTCCATGGAAGCTCTAGGCTGCCAAGAGGAAGAAGTACCAGTGAATGTGAGAAGACGGTGCGGGATGGGGGTGGGCTGAAGGAGGATTTCCCCTCaggcgatgatgatgatctgcTCTTGCAGGCTGTGTTGTCACAGGAGGGACTGCAAG GTGGAGCCAAGCCCCTTCCCCCCGTGGCGGAGGACCCTCCCACCCAGTGCTCACCTGAGGAGATCGAACGTAAGAAGCAGCAGGCCATGGAGCGGCGGAAGAAGAAGCTCCAGCTGGGAACACAGGTCCAGGCTGCGGCCCCGCCCCCCAGGAGGAACCCAGCCTCCAACAGGCTGCAGAGGAGCAAGAGCTGCAATGTGCTGACAAGCAGCAGTGGTGCCCAGAACTCAAGCAGTAATGGAAGGAGACACAATGTTCCTTCTATGTCGCAGAGAAACACAAAGAGATAG